From one Stieleria sp. JC731 genomic stretch:
- the ygiD gene encoding 4,5-DOPA dioxygenase extradiol, producing MPALFLGHGSPMNALEENRFVQGFRSVAKTIPTPKAILCISAHWYTHGTKVTAMKKPKTIHDFGGFPRALHEFQYPASGSPELAQATAGLITKTSASLDDSWGLDHGAWTVLTHLYPNADVPVVQLSLDRTKAPEVHFALGQQLDALRRRGILIVGSGNIVHNLRLVDFQNMQRRNHGFDWALEAQNFVNQQLTTGDYEKLVDYSKQGRAMNLAVPTPDHYLPLLYVLGLEHNPDTLKLFNNEMVGGSLSMTSVRLG from the coding sequence ATGCCTGCTTTGTTTCTTGGACACGGCAGTCCCATGAATGCGCTCGAGGAGAATCGCTTTGTGCAAGGATTCCGTTCCGTCGCGAAGACAATCCCAACTCCAAAGGCGATCTTGTGCATCTCAGCCCACTGGTACACACATGGGACGAAGGTCACCGCGATGAAAAAGCCAAAAACGATCCACGATTTTGGCGGATTTCCTCGTGCGTTACATGAATTCCAATACCCGGCGTCTGGAAGTCCAGAGCTAGCCCAGGCGACGGCAGGCCTGATCACCAAGACGTCAGCATCGCTCGATGATTCTTGGGGGCTCGATCACGGAGCGTGGACGGTACTGACCCATCTCTATCCCAACGCCGATGTTCCGGTGGTTCAGTTGAGTCTTGATCGCACAAAAGCACCCGAGGTTCATTTTGCATTGGGCCAGCAGCTTGATGCACTGCGACGACGTGGAATTCTGATTGTTGGCAGCGGGAATATTGTCCACAATCTACGGCTTGTCGATTTTCAGAACATGCAGCGTCGCAATCATGGTTTTGACTGGGCGCTCGAAGCACAGAACTTTGTCAATCAGCAGCTTACCACCGGCGACTACGAGAAGTTAGTCGACTATTCCAAGCAAGGGCGGGCGATGAACTTGGCCGTTCCGACTCCGGATCACTATCTGCCTTTGCTTTATGTGCTCGGTTTGGAGCACAATCCGGATACGCTGAAATTGTTCAACAATGAGATGGTTGGTGGCAGCCTAAGTATGACTTCCGTTCGGCTGGGTTAG
- a CDS encoding M28 family peptidase — translation MSISQDSIEQNLRQHVDRLAGLIGPRTLSQPKTIQATIGYIEGQWAEMGYDHKRECYDANGDEATNLIVECPGTKRADEIVLLGAHYDTVFSTPGADDNASAVAVLIEVSRLLREHTGKRTARYVAFACEEPPYFNFDAMGSQHHARQSRSRDDKIVGMLCLEMVGYYSLAKGSQAVPPGIPKWMHRFFPQRGNFLAAVGNIPSWKLCWKFRRGFKRGTRRMPLFSICLPEKIREIRLSDNSSFWDQGYPALMLTDTSFLRNPNYHRSTDTPDTLDYPRMAEVTLGVASAMRKLLG, via the coding sequence ATGTCTATCAGCCAAGATTCGATCGAACAAAATCTGCGACAGCATGTCGATCGCCTCGCGGGCCTTATCGGTCCACGTACTTTGAGTCAGCCCAAAACGATTCAAGCGACGATCGGCTACATCGAAGGCCAGTGGGCGGAGATGGGTTACGATCACAAACGTGAATGCTATGACGCGAATGGTGACGAAGCGACCAATTTGATTGTCGAGTGTCCGGGAACCAAACGAGCCGATGAGATCGTGTTGCTTGGCGCCCACTACGATACCGTCTTCAGCACTCCTGGTGCCGATGACAATGCATCCGCGGTGGCGGTTCTGATTGAAGTCAGCCGACTGCTGCGTGAGCACACCGGTAAACGTACCGCACGTTATGTAGCGTTTGCTTGCGAGGAACCGCCCTACTTCAACTTTGACGCGATGGGCAGCCAACATCATGCACGCCAGTCGCGATCACGCGACGACAAGATTGTCGGGATGCTATGCCTAGAAATGGTCGGTTACTATAGCCTTGCGAAAGGTTCACAAGCAGTGCCGCCGGGAATACCGAAATGGATGCATCGGTTCTTTCCGCAGCGTGGCAACTTTCTAGCAGCAGTCGGGAATATCCCCTCATGGAAACTGTGCTGGAAATTCCGTCGGGGTTTTAAACGTGGCACGCGTCGCATGCCTTTGTTTTCCATCTGTCTTCCAGAAAAGATTCGTGAGATCCGGCTGAGCGACAATAGCTCGTTTTGGGATCAAGGCTATCCTGCCTTGATGCTCACCGATACCAGCTTCCTACGCAATCCGAACTATCATCGATCCACCGATACGCCCG
- a CDS encoding alpha/beta fold hydrolase: MSLSWKLALVICLCVTSAIDVHRAIGQTPAKSNPRQPFFNTETKQRGYAPVNGLQLYYEVHGAEHDGIPLVLIHGGGSTIESNWSRMIPLLAKSRKVIAFEEQGHGHTKSIDRPFTFENSASDLAALLDVLNVETADVLGFSNGGNIALQFGRLHPTKVNRLVVISAMYRRDGMIAGFWNMFTNPDISMMPEALKAADRKINPDPQHLQQLFEQDSTRMASFKDWPDEYITGIKAPTLVVVGDQDVVLPEHALRMSRLLPAGRLLVVPGKHGDFLGDVLSDRLDSQVPTAIATMIEDFLDR; the protein is encoded by the coding sequence ATGTCATTGTCATGGAAACTTGCCTTGGTGATCTGCCTTTGCGTGACTTCTGCTATCGACGTTCACCGAGCGATCGGACAAACACCTGCGAAGTCAAATCCTCGACAACCATTTTTCAACACAGAAACGAAGCAACGTGGCTATGCTCCTGTCAATGGACTGCAGCTGTATTATGAGGTCCACGGGGCAGAACACGATGGTATTCCGCTGGTGTTGATTCATGGCGGAGGTTCTACGATTGAATCCAACTGGAGCCGAATGATTCCGCTATTGGCCAAGTCTCGTAAAGTCATCGCGTTCGAAGAACAAGGCCACGGACACACAAAGTCTATTGATCGACCCTTCACTTTTGAAAACTCGGCAAGTGACTTAGCTGCGTTGCTCGATGTTCTGAATGTGGAAACCGCTGACGTGCTGGGTTTTAGCAATGGTGGAAACATCGCACTGCAGTTCGGAAGACTGCACCCAACAAAAGTAAATAGGCTGGTTGTCATTTCCGCGATGTACCGGCGAGATGGAATGATTGCCGGTTTCTGGAATATGTTTACGAACCCGGATATCTCGATGATGCCAGAAGCCTTAAAAGCGGCGGACCGCAAGATTAATCCTGATCCGCAACACCTGCAGCAGCTCTTTGAGCAAGATTCCACACGGATGGCAAGTTTCAAAGATTGGCCAGACGAATACATCACCGGTATCAAGGCACCAACTCTTGTCGTCGTTGGTGACCAGGATGTGGTCCTGCCAGAGCACGCGCTGCGAATGTCTCGTTTGTTGCCAGCGGGTAGGCTTTTGGTTGTCCCAGGAAAACACGGAGACTTTCTTGGAGACGTCTTATCCGATCGCCTCGATAGCCAAGTCCCGACCGCTATCGCGACGATGATTGAAGATTTCCTGGATCGATAA
- a CDS encoding MarR family winged helix-turn-helix transcriptional regulator, with the protein MKKKSQRSGIGLEIGMRHPDQLLPEREVALNLAKTFSALNQPFDELFKEHGITSAQYNALRILRGHGKPVSVYQIGEQMLTRQSDLPRLVDRLVSLGFAEKNRCEKDRRVVWVKLTRKGTSLLKRMDEPLDNLHREQLKHLSREQMKQLSDLLWLARNPDASSD; encoded by the coding sequence ATGAAAAAGAAATCTCAGAGGTCAGGTATTGGCCTCGAAATCGGGATGCGCCATCCGGATCAGCTTCTGCCTGAACGCGAAGTCGCTTTGAATCTGGCCAAGACGTTTTCTGCATTGAATCAACCGTTCGATGAATTGTTCAAAGAGCACGGTATTACTTCCGCGCAATACAACGCTCTAAGAATCTTGCGTGGGCATGGCAAGCCGGTATCGGTTTATCAGATCGGCGAGCAAATGTTGACGCGACAGTCAGATCTACCCCGACTGGTCGACCGCCTGGTTTCATTGGGATTCGCTGAAAAGAACCGCTGCGAGAAAGATCGTCGTGTCGTATGGGTGAAACTGACTCGGAAAGGGACCTCGCTTTTAAAGCGGATGGACGAACCTCTAGACAACCTACACCGCGAACAATTGAAGCATCTTAGTCGCGAACAAATGAAACAGCTAAGCGACTTGCTATGGTTAGCCCGCAATCCAGACGCGTCTTCTGATTGA
- a CDS encoding VOC family protein: MIKQLFVNLPVSNLESSMKFYEALGFNNNPQFTDQTAACMVWSESIFVMLLTHAKWKTFTSRPIPPSTSSEVMLCLACESPEAVDRLNELAAAHGGTADINPKQELGFMYNRNLADPDGHVWEMMWMDPKAMQG, encoded by the coding sequence ATGATTAAACAACTGTTCGTCAACCTTCCAGTGTCCAACTTGGAATCTTCGATGAAGTTCTACGAGGCGTTGGGATTCAACAACAATCCCCAGTTCACGGACCAGACGGCGGCCTGCATGGTTTGGAGCGAATCGATCTTCGTGATGCTGTTGACGCACGCCAAATGGAAAACGTTCACAAGCCGTCCCATTCCGCCTTCGACATCAAGTGAAGTGATGCTTTGCCTAGCTTGTGAAAGCCCTGAAGCTGTTGACCGTCTAAATGAATTGGCCGCAGCCCATGGCGGGACTGCCGACATCAATCCCAAGCAGGAACTTGGCTTCATGTACAACCGCAATCTGGCTGACCCCGATGGACATGTTTGGGAAATGATGTGGATGGATCCGAAAGCAATGCAGGGCTAG
- a CDS encoding YdeI/OmpD-associated family protein has translation MAKKKSKGATAAAALVSPDGKPVIAFRTPALFERWLNKHHADHRGVWIQFFKKGSGLKSVTYAEALDVALCFGWIDGPVRKGDDVSWIHKFTPRQKRSVWSQVNKQHVERLICDGRMKPAGHAAVEAAKADGRWDNAYASSSTFEESEAFLAALKKSKRASKFYATLSKSKKFAFYCRLHNAKKPETKARKITEFIAMLERGETLG, from the coding sequence ATGGCAAAAAAGAAATCAAAAGGGGCGACCGCTGCAGCCGCCCTTGTATCGCCTGACGGCAAGCCAGTTATCGCATTTCGTACTCCGGCGCTTTTCGAACGATGGCTCAACAAACATCATGCCGATCATCGTGGTGTTTGGATTCAGTTCTTTAAAAAAGGCAGCGGACTTAAAAGTGTCACATATGCAGAGGCACTTGACGTCGCATTGTGTTTCGGTTGGATCGATGGGCCGGTACGCAAAGGCGACGACGTCTCATGGATTCATAAGTTTACACCGAGGCAAAAACGAAGCGTCTGGTCTCAGGTAAACAAGCAGCATGTCGAACGGCTTATCTGTGACGGCCGCATGAAGCCAGCAGGCCATGCAGCAGTGGAAGCAGCCAAGGCCGATGGCCGTTGGGATAACGCCTATGCCTCGAGTTCGACGTTCGAAGAATCCGAAGCGTTTCTCGCCGCGTTGAAGAAGTCAAAAAGGGCAAGCAAGTTCTACGCGACGCTTTCAAAGTCCAAGAAGTTTGCGTTCTATTGTCGACTCCATAATGCAAAGAAGCCCGAGACCAAAGCAAGGAAAATCACCGAGTTCATCGCAATGCTAGAACGCGGTGAAACCCTGGGATAA
- a CDS encoding serine/threonine-protein kinase translates to MAPHQSFTCASCGLETSEVLLDGRCRECLLSDDDHECPLTNFQLPPTEDLAATVDTETSRLESGGSSESDSKLVGDYDIIREIARGGMGVVYQARHRTLGRDVALKLILSGGFASENDVRRFHLEAESAAAMDHPGIVAIYEIGQHDGHHFFTMKLIDGGSLAENMQRFRADIRALVVLLANVADAIDYAHRRGILHRDLKPANILLDPDGYPVVTDLGLAKHTDCDSDLTGSGAIVGTPAYMPPEQANASKQITTAVDIYSLGAILYDGITGQPPHKAESAVATLLEAARGDIVEPSRLNPRIDRTLELICMKCLAHNPAERYASASELKNDLQNWLLGKAVSVKPKTLVSICGDLIGQQLRSVLGAMLLGVIGGLALGIPLYSGIANRLFGKANARFNLDELSKQLPSSDIVVPWWLQPPESLVTFFTLLGIPFCLFLGVMIRRLVRPQDIRQAVAVGLVAGLLMTIVQFAIYGIAASWQTFALANANQIEQLALAGFLDEPGKLRVISELLDQHPELTNRPGPQQATLVSKLVSIKLMLTSPPVTIGCLSACLIFAGVFCLLGTTHAYRLTQTDFTAVNRTLRYTEVIILSTAAGLLACVYVFMFFGMIQNAQGTIHVRARELVALSFLVAAIGPGWLHAKWFVRWSGYILATVLTTAILIN, encoded by the coding sequence ATGGCTCCTCATCAATCTTTCACATGTGCCTCGTGTGGATTGGAGACCAGCGAAGTGCTGTTGGATGGACGTTGTCGTGAATGCCTTTTATCAGATGACGACCACGAATGTCCGCTGACCAATTTTCAGTTGCCACCAACAGAAGACCTTGCGGCCACGGTCGACACCGAAACATCGCGGCTCGAATCCGGTGGTTCGTCGGAAAGCGATTCGAAGTTGGTCGGCGACTATGACATCATCCGTGAGATTGCTCGCGGAGGGATGGGAGTTGTTTATCAGGCGCGACATCGGACGCTAGGTCGCGATGTTGCATTGAAGTTGATTTTGAGTGGTGGATTCGCATCAGAAAACGACGTGCGTCGATTTCACCTGGAAGCCGAATCTGCAGCCGCAATGGATCACCCCGGAATCGTTGCCATCTATGAGATCGGCCAGCACGACGGCCATCACTTTTTCACGATGAAACTGATCGATGGTGGTTCGCTAGCAGAAAACATGCAGCGTTTTCGTGCTGACATTCGAGCGTTGGTTGTGCTGCTGGCTAATGTCGCTGATGCCATCGACTATGCGCATCGTCGCGGGATTCTGCATCGTGATTTAAAACCAGCCAACATCTTGCTCGACCCGGATGGCTATCCTGTGGTCACCGATCTTGGCTTGGCAAAGCACACCGATTGTGATAGCGACCTAACTGGCTCGGGTGCGATTGTTGGTACACCAGCCTACATGCCACCCGAGCAAGCCAATGCGTCCAAACAGATTACGACTGCGGTTGATATCTATTCTTTAGGCGCGATTCTTTACGACGGCATAACGGGGCAACCTCCACACAAAGCTGAGTCTGCGGTTGCGACGCTTTTAGAAGCGGCGAGGGGAGACATCGTAGAACCCAGTCGCTTGAATCCGAGAATCGATCGGACCCTTGAGTTGATTTGCATGAAATGTCTCGCCCACAATCCGGCGGAACGTTACGCATCTGCAAGTGAACTTAAAAACGACCTGCAAAATTGGTTGCTTGGCAAAGCGGTTTCGGTCAAACCCAAGACATTGGTATCGATTTGCGGTGACTTGATTGGGCAGCAATTGCGATCCGTCCTCGGTGCAATGTTGCTGGGAGTTATCGGCGGACTTGCATTGGGGATCCCGCTTTACAGCGGCATTGCCAATCGCCTTTTCGGCAAGGCAAACGCTCGCTTTAATCTAGATGAGTTATCTAAGCAGCTTCCTTCGTCCGACATTGTCGTCCCTTGGTGGCTACAACCACCGGAGTCATTGGTCACATTCTTCACGCTGTTGGGAATTCCGTTTTGCCTATTTTTGGGTGTGATGATCCGCAGGCTTGTCCGCCCGCAAGACATCCGACAGGCGGTGGCAGTCGGGTTGGTCGCCGGTCTACTGATGACAATCGTCCAGTTTGCAATTTATGGGATCGCCGCGAGCTGGCAGACGTTCGCGTTGGCCAATGCGAATCAAATCGAGCAATTAGCTCTTGCAGGTTTTTTGGACGAACCGGGCAAGCTGCGAGTCATCTCTGAATTACTGGATCAGCATCCCGAGCTGACTAATAGACCAGGGCCGCAGCAAGCGACACTTGTCAGCAAGTTGGTTTCGATCAAGTTGATGTTGACATCGCCACCCGTCACGATTGGTTGCCTATCAGCTTGCCTCATTTTTGCCGGTGTCTTTTGCTTGCTTGGGACGACGCATGCCTATCGCCTAACGCAGACTGATTTCACAGCGGTCAACCGAACGCTGAGGTATACCGAGGTGATCATTCTTTCGACGGCAGCAGGCTTGTTGGCATGCGTCTATGTATTCATGTTCTTCGGAATGATCCAAAACGCCCAGGGAACAATCCATGTGCGTGCACGAGAGCTTGTCGCACTCTCATTTCTAGTCGCGGCTATCGGTCCTGGATGGTTACACGCGAAATGGTTTGTGCGTTGGAGCGGTTACATTCTCGCGACAGTATTGACAACCGCCATTTTGATTAACTGA